The Maylandia zebra isolate NMK-2024a linkage group LG14, Mzebra_GT3a, whole genome shotgun sequence genome includes the window ACCCTGTACAGTTCAGAGGCTACACTGTTGGTGTTAAAGGACATGCACTGCAATGGTTTGAATATGTCTGTCTGACAGACTCCATATTGTGCATGTAAACGGGGAGTCTTGTTCATGCACAGAAGTTACTCACCCCACAGGGTTATGTGCTGGGACCAATACTATTCACATTATACGTGCTTCTCTTTGGCATGTTGTTAGAAAAACGTACTTTTACATACATACCTACATAATTTTCTACACTAACTGGATGTTTTTCCatgaacacatttttaatgCTTAAAGTCTTTCAAATAAATCCTCCCTATTACTCATATGGAAATCCTGCTAAATAGGTCCCCTTATTGGTCCTCTAATTATGTGACTTACAGTTGTATATATTTTTGGAGAGAAATCATCTACAAAAACATCTTTCATCAGCCTTTTTTCTCTCCATGTTTCATAATGGTTCACTGATGTGTTAACATCATAAGATGTCTACCCTGTCACATGTATTTACAGTCATAAGTCAAAGTGTTTAAATTATAATGATAATTAATGTTACAAAAatggtttcatttttaaaaatataaaaacatctttttatataatatatagttatatatatatatatatttaaaaaacaaacaaaccataaTGCAGTTATAAAGCTTATGATAAAagatttatattattatatccTGAAATAACATTGAATAGTAGGAATGCCCCCACTCAGCAAACACCTACCTGAAGCCAGTTGACACATATCAGTTATTCATACTGCAGCCGTGACTTTGAGACACAAAGTTCTACAGTTTCCTTGTGCTGTATCCAAAAAACAATGAGGTTATTTTCTGTGGCCCTAAAGATCTTAGAACTagactctggatggcattaccttgatGTCCagcaacactgtgaggaacTTTCAGATCATGTCCTTCGACGGGCTCTGAACAAATATGCAGGATTGCTATTATCTGTAAAAAGAGTGATGCTAAAACACTAGTTCATGCATGCATTatttctaggctggactactaaGTCATTAACATCAGGTTGTTCTGAAAGTTGCCTTCAGTTGGTTCAGGTGCTGCAGTGAGAGTACCGGGAATTTAAAAATCCTTCTTAAAATCCTGCAAAGCCTTGAATAATGAGGCCCTATCACATCCAAAAGTCCTATATTTTCATAGTGCCTTCAGACTGAGAGCTGCTCACTCAGAATGGGGGGCGGAGCTTTCCTCTCTCAGACGCCTTTCCTGCTGTGCTGGAGACTGACACGTTCTCTACTTTTAGGATTTTAGGATCAAAACTTTCCATTTTGACGAAGgtatcaggtgaccctgaaacATTGCTTAATTATGTTGCTATAGGCTCAGACTGCCGAAGGACTTCATGTGATGCACCGCGATGACGCCACTGTCTCCCTGTTTATATCCCACATTTCAGTCTTCTGTGTCCATAAGCTTTGGCCCAGTCTGCCTATGCTCTCGTTCTTcttttcaaggttcaaggttcaaggctctttattatttgtcacatgcatagttatacaagtataacacacagtgaaatgtagcctgacacgctcctcgacatgtgcaaaaattgggggggggggggggggtgtagaggaagaacattatatatacatatatatatatatatatatatatatatgtatatatacagacatatagtatatacactgggtgaatgtgcagtagtagcagcaagcaggtgaattctgtacattaatatgaatagacatctgactattttacaggatagacaatataaacatatttaaaattaaaggaattgaaatgtacattgtgccttggtttagtgtctggaagagtcctgactcagtcaattatagatgatgtgagagggcgggtgtgtgtgtttagggcacggatggcttggggatagaagctcctcttgagtctctctgtccttgcccagaagatgcggaaccttctaccagattgcagaagttggaacagtttgttgccaggatgggacgggtccttcagtatctgcgctgctctagtccggcatctcctggtgtaggtgtcctgaagcggggggagagcaatcctgcagcagcgttctgctgtacggatcactctctggagggctttttggtccttcacacagctgttcccaaaccacgatgtcatgttctgtgtgaggatgctctccacagcgcctgtatagaaaatcctgaggatctttggagagaccctgaacttcctcagttgtcgtaggtgatacaggcgctgcctagcctttttggtctggacctgaatgtgggcagcccatgtcaggtctgaggagatgtggacaccaagatacttgaaggactgcaccctctccactggagctccattgatgataatgggcttgtagtctctgtgctgaccccttctgaagtccaccaccagctccttggtcttgctgacgttcagctggaggtggttgtcctggcaccacgatgccagattcttcacttcatccatgtaggccgcctcatcgttgttggagatggcacccaacaccactgtgtcgtcagcaaacttcacaatggtgttggagccgtgggtggccacacagtctgaagtgtagagggagtagagcagtggcgagaggacacatccctgaggtgctcctgtgttgatggtgatgctgttggagaagcacctgcccaccctcaccacctgagttctgccagtgaggaagtccaacacccatgcacacagacggctgttaagtcccagatccctcagctttgtgaacagtctgcagggcactattgtgttaaacgctgaactgtaatcaacaaacagcattcgcacatagttaccctgtttcttgtccacgtggctgagagtggtgtgtaggacgtgggcgatggcatcctctttTCTCTTTGCCCTCACGCCCATCTGCTCACATCAgcctttcttcctgttaaaaggctgTTTATCCTTCCCTCATACCCTTCCTCCCCAAAGTGCTCACGGGGGTCGTTTGGGCTTTCTCCAGAATACTGTAGGGcatttaccttacagtataaagagTCTTAAGGTGACTGTCAGTGTGTTTTgaagctatataaataaacctgaacAGAAGGGAAGCATCACAATTGCTTCATTCCCAGTAAATCCAGACAACCTCTGCATTCAAGCACCACACTTAGCCGGGTCGTACAAATGGCAGTAGCCTGCAGTTTAATAACAGTTACAGCCTGAAGTTACAGGAACCTTCAGGGTACAATGATTAAGATGCAGCATGTTCACAcattatgaaaaaacaaaatcctcAGAATATACGCCCTCAAAGCCATTATCCTTGCTTTGGTATACGCTCTTTAACTCCAGCCTTATAAGTTAAGCTATGCTTTGTGATCACGTCCACACCGTACGGGAAATagtggtaaaaaaaagaaatcgtgCTATTCTACAGTCAGACTGGACCTTTGGCAGAATGAGGCCACCAACAGGTTAAAGTGCCCCTGTGTGCCCCCTGTCTGGCTTTTCTGTTCACGTGGTTTTCAAAATGAACCTCATCACTCTTTTTTCTGTGGCTCATCTATGTCACTATGTGACACCTGGAGCGAGTTCAAATGAGAAGCCTTGCATTCCCCTCAGCCACCTGAGCCTCTCCCCTTCAGTGCCAGCAAAGTGTGCAGTTGATGTGGCTAAGCTTTGCTGTCTTACAGATAAATGTGTTGGTTAACAGATACGAGGGTACAGTCATATTTCTTGATGTATATATTGTCGGATATGCTCAGATGCTTGGAGTAATTAAGAAATGGTTTTACCACATTGTTCATCGAGCAGCTCCGACTCCGCGGTTTAGAGCATTTCAGCACTGTCTCACTTTCATCACACCCAGATGCTTTTGAAGGGTCTCACAGAGACAGCAGCCAACACAGCGTGTTTCCAACTGAGGGTGAAATGAAGAGCTGAGCACAAAGTGCAAGGGTACAGGGAATGAGCACAACAGGGACACTTTaaaatttgaatatttttagCAAATTGACATTGAAATTTTCTTGGAAAAACCTCCCCaagaatttacagcagtgttgAGTTCATCAGTGTCTGTAAAATCGTCTGAATCTTCTGAATTCAGTCAGTAGGCCCTCCGAATCTCATAGGGCGACCAGGCGCTCACCCCCTCTTCCTTAGCCCAGGAGGAATGAGCTTCGGCGCCGGGGGTTAGGCTGCCGTGGCCGTCGGCCGCCTCCTCCGTCACCATCTTGGTCACCAGATCTGTGACGGGGCTGCTCATGTAGGGAGGGcaggggaaggaggaggaggagggtgtgGTGGGGTAAGTGCTGGTGGAGGTTAAAGGGTGATAGTGGACATCCTCCAGAGAGTGCAGAGTGTAGGGCTGGCTGCTGGAGACGGGGCCCAGGGAGGAGCTTCGGCTCGGAGAGCGGTACTGGGAGGGGCTCCCTGGAGGTTCGGGGCTGGGCATGGAGGGTGGGACGCTGACGGAGGCCAGGTTGTCCTGACACAGAGCCTCCACCTGAGATACTGGCTCAGACTGCTCCCACGAGTCTCTCTGCAGCAGGAAGACAGCAGAGGAAAGGATGAATCAGTCATTTATTTCCTCATCAGATAGTGCAAAGTCCCCAACATCACAGCAGACCTTTTGTAACGAGAGCGTTTCCTGTAGTGTCGCATTATTTCCTTCACTACGTTTGTTTCACTTCCCTGCCCTGCGAGCACATCTGAAAGCCTCTGCGGACATGCAACCTCGACCACTCTAGAACTCGGACTTTAAATGGATCTCAGTAACTGAAGTGTATTTGTGATCTATCCATGAATACAGTTTTGGTTTTGGCTTTTCTAGAATCCTCTGTGCAGTCCGGTCGAGGCACACCGCCCACCCTGTCCAATGGTGTGCAAAAATGTAACATCAGAGCACAAACTGCAAATGTGGCTGAACGAGGAGCATGTCTGTTTTTCACTCTAAAAACTTCCATACACGCCATCAGTGCAGTTAGGATGACGACCAGGCAGGCGTACTATGAAGGTCATCGGTGCCACGCCGCCTCTGTGACTGCTGCTAAAAGTTTGACTTTAGGGCCCAAATAGCTCCGCAAGATTATCAATAATTCCACTTATTAAATGTCCTTGTTAGTCTTGTTATATTTTAGAGTTTTCTTTAAACAGCAGTGCACAGCTAGCATAACTGTCCTGTGCTGAATGCTCTTGGCTCTAGCTGTGCAGTCAGTGACCAGTCAAACAAAAACGTCACAtaaaaaatgaacttttttcaTCTCGAACTGCGGTGGAAAGATTGCTCATTTAAAAATGCTCCACTACGAGAAGAACGTCCTTCACTGTACTCGAGTACTCTCAGCTGAAGTGTCAAAGCTGGCCCTGTAGAGCAGCAGTTCCTAACCCCGACCCCGGTGAACACATAAATCTCAGGGGGTCGACACAAACAACGATAAAAGGAAAAGAATTTTGCATATGGAAAATTAGTCGGCCAACAGTTATTTAAAGTGAAAGCATGAAGTGACTCACAGCCCAGACACTAACAGAGCCTAATGTTGATCACAGAGCATTCTCTTTAACAACGTCGCACCTGCTGTGTGGactggatttaaaaaatgtaatctcaCTAGTGACTAAAGTAACTAAATTAAATCCAAATCCAAATGCATGAAATGACCAATAGAACTTGGTTCTTTCGGTTCCTCTTGTCTCAGCGTGTTCCTGCTCTTCACTGCAGCTTGGTATCGTTGAAATCCTCGAGCTCTGAGTCTTCTTACACTCAGCAGCATCGTGTCCCTCGCCATGTTAATAGATTAGCTTGTCAGAACAAAGTTACTGATTTTTCttcaaaacagagaaacatttttCACACTGAACATAAGTGGAGCTGATGGGAAATCAGTCTGCACTGACAAAGTTGATCTGAAGCTAATATGAGACTACGGAGGTCTCAGTTTGACAAATAAAGCAGACAGCTTCTAAACTTTCCTCTTTCAGCTGTGAAGGAAGAACAACAGGAACTTTGTACTGAAAATACCAGGCATGCAGAGACTATGATCAGAGCTGCGTACACGCAGAGCCCTGCAGGAACATTTGTAGCTGTCGGTCAGCTGGCTGACACTTGAAAAATGTGAACATCACGCAGAGTATATGTTTATGTTTCACAGTAACTAAAAAGGTACGCTGAACTTCTGTGTTGCCGTTTTTAAATCCACGAAGGTTATTCTGAACATGCGCTTTGTTTTGTCAGCGTGCCACCGTCACTCTGATTCATACCAGAAACAGATGCGAGGACtctcctccgaagggtggcagCAGGGAGGACAGTGCTGACGAGGGCAGGAAGGACCCGCCGGAGCTGGAGAAGGTGGCGGCGCTGCGGTAGTCACCAAAGGTTTCTGGGTAGTAGCTGTCTATGAGCGAGGAGTAGCTGCTCATGGTGGAGGGCTCACAGCCTAGAGGCTTACCCCCAAGGGTGGAGGAATAGACATCAGGGGAGAACTGCTTGGTGGATGGGCAGAAATCTGAGTCAGAGATGAAGGAACGTCCTCTTATGCCATAGTAGCTGGGCAGCATGTGGGCACCTGAAGTGGAGAAGCAGAAATGCCTTTATCATTGTTACTCAGTGACTCCAGACACCCTGCTCTGGAGTCACTGAGTAACAGACTCGGTCAGAGGACGCTCACCTGGCATCTGGACGAATGATGGCGGAGTGGTTGATCCTCCCTGCAGAAACAGAGACATTCCAGGTTTTACTTATATAtgaattatggagttccaccgATACTTGTCTTCTTTGTTGAAAACGGTTCCTGTGGTCTAGCAGTTaacactgttacagcaacacTTTTGTCTTAGAAGCAAATGCTGTTGTTTCTAAACAGATGTTTGTTGGCCCTAAAACATATCagctgacaaaaaaacaaaacaaacccagaCATGTCACGGGATGATGAGTGAAGAAGGAAGGATGAAACATCATCCTAGAACACAAATGTGTATTTGGTCTTGAGTTTCTCTGGTGCTAAGGGCGATTGCTCAGATCAGCCTTGTATGAATTTGCAGCTGGACCAAAACCACATAAATGCTTCTATTTATAACCCGTCTCCACGTGATATGTAAGATGCAGCCTGAGATAGACGCTGGACATCATGTTTGCAGGGATCAGTCACTGGCTTAATGTTTAAGCCCTTACTGTAAGCCCGAGTCAATAACTGCTCTTCAACAGGGAAACGGCCTCTTGAGTTCGTACGGATACAAAGTGTCAGCAGCAGAGCACAGCGAGGCAGGAAGACCAGCAAACCTAAAATAATGGATGACAACTCTTGAAATTAAGTCAATGCCACCAATATTACAGAGCACTTTGTAAAGGTCCTCAAATTTAAACTCCAAACAAATTTCACACTCATTATTCGGACAGACAGACCTTTACTTTTAGTTTGACCTAACTGTGGTATTACCAGCATGAAACATGCTAACAGCCCCTTTCATCCATAAGTCCACACTTGTGACAACCCCAACCGTAAGCCCAACCCAGAGTGTGTAGTTTGTGTTCCCGCCTTTGTCCAAAGCACAGAGTTAGGCCAAAAAGTAGTTTTTATTATAGACGAGACCTTTGAGGGAGCAAAATAAGAATCGTAAGAATCAACAAAGCTGCAAACACAGTCAGATCTCTTACTCGCTGCGTAACATTAAAGGACTCACACACTGTTGGTCATTCACCACAGAGCACTAATGTGAAATATTACATAAGTGTTTATCTGACAGGATTTCAAAGTCTGGAGTCACGCTGCTGATGGACCTGCATCACTGGTCTCCAGTGTTCACCATGTATGACGCGGCCCTGTTTGCTGTGTCATCTTTGGTACGCTTGTCACTGGAGGCTCAGAGAACCCGGTTGCCTCTGGATGTTGTTGACCACACAGCACTGCAGTTTGTTTCTGCTCTAAAAGCAGACACAGATTCGTGTCAGAGAGTTGCAGCGCAGGGACACAGAGGACAAGGTTTGGCAGGATCTCTGGTTTGCATATTGCTAACATGAAAGAGTTGATATTAAGCCCATGTCGGCTGGGACGCACGCAAATTTTGAGGGTTAAATTTGAATGTGATTTGCCAGTGCCAAGACTTCCTCATGTGGCCCAGGTATGGCTCAGTGCATCTCTGAAGGCTGCCTATGGAAATCAGCTCGCTCAAGCTCAGACAGTCAGGTAGTGTGCGTATTTGTGCCGTGGCGTTGACTAACGATAGATTTATTTAGCTTTGTTTCGCAGAAAAGCTCTTCCTTCCTATGCAAAATATGTTACACaatgatatttttaaaacagcccatttcatatttttaaaatcgAACACGCAcaactgttttttgtaaattttCCTACTTTAAACAGAAACTTGATCCATATTTCTTCCTGGCtcattgtttgctttttatcCAGCATGTTGCACTGTGTTGTAGCATCTCCTGCATGTTGTtcgtgcaacacacacacacaaagagtgagtttgtgttgtttgttagcATTAGCGCTTTCACCCCGGTACACCTCGCGATGTCTCTTCAGCATCATGTCACACTTTGATTTGTTCCCAGGCTCATTTATGTAATAGCAACATGTCTGGACACGCTAGCTCGACAGAACATGTCAGAAAAGAGAAGCTGCTGATGTGAAATGGTGTAAGAGC containing:
- the pou2af2 gene encoding POU domain class 2-associating factor 2, giving the protein MDTEYSKRVYQGVRVKHTVKDLLAEKRSRQTNGPRYSGGSTTPPSFVQMPGAHMLPSYYGIRGRSFISDSDFCPSTKQFSPDVYSSTLGGKPLGCEPSTMSSYSSLIDSYYPETFGDYRSAATFSSSGGSFLPSSALSSLLPPFGGESSHLFLRDSWEQSEPVSQVEALCQDNLASVSVPPSMPSPEPPGSPSQYRSPSRSSSLGPVSSSQPYTLHSLEDVHYHPLTSTSTYPTTPSSSSFPCPPYMSSPVTDLVTKMVTEEAADGHGSLTPGAEAHSSWAKEEGVSAWSPYEIRRAY